From the Bacteroidia bacterium genome, one window contains:
- the recN gene encoding DNA repair protein RecN → MLTSLYIRNFALIEEIRIGFQSGLTVMTGETGAGKSIVVDALGLVLGGRADTSMVRQGSDKTVIEAEFDAVGLDFLRERVEAGGAEWQPVLILRREISAKGTSRAFVNDSPLPVAELRSLGDRLVDIHGQHEHQSLLRSETHRAILDCDASVASVLATYREQYAEFVALDAETDEARRTRDRIDERRLLAEHQLKEIDAVSPVAGEDEDIERELRVVEHAEKLAVAANEATDLLYDGEHNVADMLGRALRLLDDISRIDDSVAPLRVEVESMGSGVAEIARTLRDYSERIDFSPDRAEKLRHRLAELLQLTRRYRMTLPELVEKREALTAELQGLDNIDGRITELERRVEAARAQCSKSAALLSKAREAAGGELGKRIASELGEMGIKHAVFQTRLTPFVAEHRTDARYLLRGKERTACGEYGWEDVEFFLSTNVGEYPKPLTRVVSGGEVSRIMLAMKTIFAGREGIPIMVFDEIDTGVSGTIARKVGKAMRKLAAKHQILTITHLPQIAGVGDAHLRVEKHSSNGRTITRVIALGSDDRVTEVARLLSGEKITEAALQSAKELIENG, encoded by the coding sequence ATGCTTACTTCGCTGTACATTCGCAACTTTGCTCTCATCGAGGAAATCCGCATCGGATTTCAATCGGGACTGACGGTGATGACCGGCGAAACCGGCGCCGGCAAGTCCATCGTGGTGGATGCGCTGGGCCTGGTGCTTGGCGGACGCGCCGATACCTCGATGGTGCGGCAGGGCAGCGACAAGACGGTGATCGAGGCGGAATTTGATGCCGTCGGTCTGGACTTCCTTCGCGAGCGCGTTGAGGCGGGCGGAGCGGAGTGGCAACCCGTGCTCATACTGCGTCGCGAAATATCCGCGAAAGGGACAAGCCGCGCCTTCGTCAACGATTCGCCGTTGCCGGTAGCGGAACTGCGCTCATTAGGCGACAGACTCGTGGACATTCACGGCCAGCACGAACACCAGTCGCTCCTGCGCAGCGAAACGCATCGCGCGATTCTCGACTGCGACGCCTCAGTGGCCTCGGTTCTCGCGACCTACCGTGAACAGTATGCGGAATTCGTCGCGCTCGATGCCGAAACGGACGAAGCCCGGCGCACGCGCGACCGCATCGACGAACGCCGTCTGCTTGCCGAACATCAACTGAAGGAAATCGACGCAGTCAGCCCCGTTGCGGGAGAAGACGAGGACATCGAGCGCGAACTTCGCGTCGTGGAGCATGCCGAAAAACTTGCCGTCGCCGCGAACGAAGCGACCGATTTGCTCTATGATGGCGAGCACAATGTGGCGGACATGCTCGGCCGCGCCCTTCGACTGCTGGATGATATATCCCGCATCGACGACAGCGTCGCACCGTTACGCGTAGAAGTCGAGAGCATGGGCAGCGGTGTCGCCGAGATCGCGCGTACCCTTCGCGATTACTCCGAGCGCATCGATTTCAGTCCCGACCGCGCCGAAAAACTTCGTCACCGCCTGGCCGAGTTGCTGCAGCTCACCCGCCGCTATCGCATGACGCTGCCGGAGCTGGTGGAAAAGCGCGAAGCCCTGACCGCAGAACTGCAAGGCCTGGACAACATAGACGGCCGCATAACGGAACTTGAACGCCGGGTAGAAGCCGCGCGGGCGCAGTGCTCCAAATCCGCAGCGCTGCTGTCGAAAGCGCGCGAGGCCGCGGGCGGCGAACTCGGCAAACGCATTGCCTCCGAACTTGGCGAGATGGGTATCAAGCACGCGGTGTTTCAGACACGGCTCACACCCTTTGTCGCGGAGCATCGCACAGATGCGCGCTATCTTCTGCGCGGCAAGGAGCGCACCGCTTGCGGCGAATACGGCTGGGAGGACGTCGAGTTTTTCCTTTCCACCAATGTCGGAGAATATCCCAAACCGCTGACACGCGTCGTGTCCGGTGGCGAGGTCTCGCGCATCATGCTCGCCATGAAAACCATTTTCGCCGGTCGTGAAGGCATCCCCATCATGGTGTTCGATGAAATCGACACCGGCGTCAGCGGCACCATCGCCCGTAAGGTCGGCAAGGCAATGCGGAAACTCGCCGCTAAACATCAGATCCTCACCATCACCCATCTGCCGCAAATCGCCGGTGTTGGCGATGCTCACTTGCGAGTGGAAAAGCACAGCAGCAATGGCCGCACGATCACCCGCGTGATCGCGCTCGGCAGCGACGATCGCGTCACCGAGGTTGCACGGCTGCTCAGCGGCGAGAAGATAACGGAGGCGGCTTTGCAGAGCGCGAAAGAGTTGATTGAAAACGGGTAG
- a CDS encoding EamA family transporter → MNEASRAKVLLAFAIVYLVWGSTYLGIRFAIETIPPFIMAGVRFFAAGAILYLWLRFRGAPGPSKAQWRSMSVVGFLLIGIGNGTVSWVELTLPSGLTALIIALTPFWFVSLEWMQNAIRPTREVIVGLLLGLSGMIILIDPANITQGGRLDPFATTILILATMSWAGGSMYSRSAERPASQLMGAAMQMLVGGAVLIVFGSIMGEWAVFDPSAVSTVSLAAFLYLIVFGSLIAFSAYIWLLQASSPARVSTYAYVNPVIAVFLGWLLAGETLTPRIMIAAAVILSGVALITAVKIRLAASSLRRES, encoded by the coding sequence ATGAACGAGGCCTCCCGTGCCAAAGTGCTGCTCGCCTTTGCGATAGTGTATCTCGTCTGGGGATCCACCTATCTCGGCATCCGTTTCGCTATCGAGACCATTCCGCCGTTCATCATGGCCGGGGTGCGATTTTTTGCCGCCGGCGCGATACTGTATCTCTGGCTGCGCTTCCGCGGCGCACCGGGGCCGAGCAAAGCACAGTGGCGGTCAATGAGTGTTGTCGGCTTTCTGTTGATCGGCATAGGCAACGGCACGGTATCATGGGTGGAATTGACCCTGCCATCCGGTCTGACGGCGCTGATCATCGCGTTGACGCCCTTCTGGTTCGTCTCGCTCGAATGGATGCAGAACGCCATACGACCGACGCGTGAGGTCATCGTTGGTTTGTTGCTCGGATTGTCGGGAATGATCATTCTCATCGATCCTGCGAACATCACGCAGGGTGGGCGCCTCGATCCCTTTGCGACGACCATACTGATACTCGCGACAATGTCCTGGGCGGGAGGGTCAATGTACTCGCGCAGCGCGGAGCGTCCCGCATCGCAGCTCATGGGCGCCGCCATGCAGATGCTCGTCGGAGGTGCCGTGCTCATTGTGTTCGGCAGCATTATGGGCGAATGGGCGGTATTCGATCCATCCGCGGTCAGCACTGTTTCGCTTGCGGCGTTTCTGTATCTGATCGTGTTCGGGTCACTGATCGCCTTCTCCGCCTATATCTGGCTCCTGCAGGCCAGCTCGCCGGCAAGGGTGTCCACGTACGCCTATGTCAATCCCGTCATTGCCGTATTTCTAGGCTGGCTTCTCGCCGGGGAAACCCTCACACCCCGCATCATGATTGCCGCCGCGGTCATACTCTCAGGCGTGGCGCTTATCACAGCAGTAAAAATCCGCCTCGCCGCTTCGTCGTTGCGTCGGGAATCGTGA
- a CDS encoding type II toxin-antitoxin system HicB family antitoxin gives MKAEFTAIIESAPEGGYWAVCPEVPGANGQGETIEECKNNLSSAIELIFEDRKADMLRGLPADAIQDTVTVG, from the coding sequence ATGAAAGCGGAATTTACTGCAATCATTGAATCTGCGCCGGAGGGCGGATACTGGGCGGTTTGCCCCGAAGTACCAGGCGCAAATGGACAGGGCGAAACCATCGAAGAATGCAAAAACAATTTGAGTTCCGCGATTGAATTGATTTTTGAGGATCGTAAAGCCGACATGCTTCGTGGGTTGCCCGCAGATGCAATTCAGGATACGGTGACTGTCGGATGA
- a CDS encoding type II toxin-antitoxin system HicA family toxin, translating into MKRRDLERKLRIAGCYLKREGASHALWINPKNGMVEAIPRHVEIKEALAMKILKSMGAE; encoded by the coding sequence ATGAAGCGGCGGGATTTGGAGCGAAAACTACGAATTGCGGGTTGTTATTTGAAACGTGAAGGTGCTTCGCATGCGCTATGGATCAATCCGAAAAATGGGATGGTAGAGGCGATTCCTCGCCACGTTGAGATCAAAGAGGCTTTGGCAATGAAAATATTGAAAAGCATGGGGGCTGAATGA